CCATGCGCTTCGCCGTGCGTCTGCTCGCAGTGACTCACCGCTAGAAGCGCGAAGCACTATCGCAGGCCTTATTTATGTCAGTATTACGCTGGTATCCGTCATTGCGCTATTGGCGCTGCTGATTGGCTATATTTCTCTGGCCCGCTTCCTGACCTATGAGATGGTGTGGGTCGGCATTGTTTTATCCATGCTCTATCTGGCAGTAAAGTTTGTTAATGACCTTTGTGAAAGTCTGTTCTCGATAAACAACGCTAGCGGTAAGTGGATAAAGCAGACACTGAATCTCAACGAGCGCTATCTGGAACAGGCAACCATCCTGTTTTCGGCCATTGGCAATACTGCACTGGTACTATTGGCTATTATTGCGCTGTTTAACGGTACCTATGGCACCACAACGCCGATGACGCTGGTAGAGAAGGTGATTGAAATTCTCGGCAGCGACAGTCTGGGCAAGATCAACATTGTTCCGGCTAACCTGATGAACGCGGCTATCAGTCTGGCCATTGGGCTTTACGTACTGCGAACCTCCCGCCGCTGGCTGAGCACTAAGTTTTTACCCAAAACGGCCATGGACTCCGGCATGCGCATGTCGCTGGTGACGCTGTTTAGCAACATTGGCTACGTGTTAGTGATCCTGATGACCCTGTCGGTACTGGGCATCGAGTGGAACAAGCTGGCGTGGATCGTCAGCGCCCTGTCGGTAGGTATTGGTTTTGGCCTACAGGAAATCGTTAAGAACTTTATTTCAGGCCTGATCTTGCTCACCGAGCGTCCGGTGAAAGTAGGCGACCTAATCAGCATCAGCGGCGTAGAAGGAGATATTCGCCGTATTAATGTGCGGGCAACGGAGATTCAGCTTAGCGATAAGTCAACGGTCATTGTCCCTAACTCTCAGCTCATCTCACAAAACGTGCGTAACGTTACCATGGGGAACGCGCAGGGTGTCGCGACAATAGCGCTGACCTTTCCGCTGGATATCGATCCTGAACAGGTGAGAGATATCCTGATTGAAGCCTATGTGTCCCATGAAGTGATTTTTGACACACCGGCACCGTCCGTTTCCTTCAGCCAGTTGACGCCAGACGGCATTACGCTCAGCGTAACGGGCTACGTGAGCAGCCCCCGTCTGGTAAGCCGAACGAAAAGCGATCTGCTGTTTGATATCTTAAAGCGCCTGCGCGCGGCGGGGGTTAAGCTGTCCAGCCTCAAAGCCTTGTTGTTCAACAGGCCTCAACGGAAGTCGTAAATCTGAAGGCTCAGGAAGAATAGAACAGGAATAGTAGTAAGAAGCGGGGGAATATAAATTCCCCTTTGACGTCTTGCTTATCGCCTTTACTGCGCAGCGGACTTGACGGCTTCATTAATGGCATCGGGGATCACGCTGCCGTGGTTTTTACCCGGAAACAGAATAAAGTTAACGTTGGCACCCTGCTGATGCAGCGTTGCAGCAAGCTCTCTCGCTTTGGTTACCTGTCGACGCTCGGCCTGCCTTTTGGCGCGTTCAGGGTCGACAGGCAAATTAGCTTTGCTTGGATCGGGCTTTTCCTCATATTCCCCAACGGTAAGGGTTACAGCTGGCGAATTAAGCGTTAGCAGCGGCGTGCGCTTGGGGATAACAATCCCTTTTCCCCACCAGAGTGAAGGGCTGGCCGCGACGTAGCGCTGAAAGCTTTGAGGATGGTTGAACAGCACATGCAGCGTAAACAGCCCGCCAAATGAATGGCCTGCCAAGGTTTGTCGTGACCGATCAATGGCGTAGTGAGAGTAAACCCAGGGCTTCACCTCTTGTTCAATAAACTGATAGAACGCCTCTGACTGCCCGCCTTTAGCAAATTCTTCTCCTTGAGCCGGGGGCGTGTAGTCTCGCGTTCTCAGGTCAGTGTTATAGCTGACATCCATCTGGTAGCCAATTGCGACGACAAGCGGCGCAGGGCCGTTTTCAGGGCGATAGCCGTTAACCGCCAAAGGAAACTGGCCGTTGCCGTCCAGCATATAGAGAATCGGATACCCAGCCTTGGGCGCAGGAGTTTTAGGTACAGCAATAAAGAGGCGATAGCCATAGCCCTGCTTAGAGGTCAGATCGTGCTGGCTGAACGTAAAGTGCTGATGAGCCAGTTCTTCAATAGGGGGAATAACGGGTGAGGGTTTAGCGGAAAGGCCGCTGCAAAAGAGCAGCGCGGTGGCGATAAGCGATTTATACATAGAGTGCTACCCTGAAAGCAAAGCGGCGGCATCCTAGCGGTATTTTCTCCACTGGATGCCGCACACAAAGGTTAGAACTTCAGGTTTAGACCAACCCAGAAGCGACGACCGTCTTCGACAATCCAGTTGCCGCCGTTGGTATCAATGTCGTCTCCGGTTTCGTCAGTAATGTTGAGAACGGCCATATTCAGCTGGGCGTTCTTACTGATCTGATACGTACCTCCGACGTCAACAGTGGTAAACCCATCGCGATAGCGTGGCCCCGTATAGCCGTTGCGCTGGGCGGCCCAAACCTGCTTGCCGGTGTAAGTCACGCGAGTATAGGTTTCCAGCGTGTCGTTCACTTCCCAGGTCAGCTTGCCGTTGGCGCTGTGCTTTGGCGTTTGCGCCAAAGGCTCTCCCTTAAGGGAGGTTCCACTGCTGAAGAACTCATCGTTACTCTTGCGCTTGGAGTCAAGGTAGGTGTAGTTCAGATCCAGCTTCCACGATGGAGCAAGAGGAATGCTGGTTGCCGCTTCTACGCCTTTGATATTGGCTTTACCCACATTGTCGTAGGTATACAGGTTCAGACCGGTAATCGGATCTTTATCTCCGGTACTGTAGCTGGTTAGCTTGTTTTTGAAGTCGGTGTTAAACAGCGTTAGCGCAGCGCTAAAGCCCGACTCGTGATCGTAGGCGATGCCGATCTCTTCGTTAACGCTGGTTTCTGGCTTCAGGTCAGGGTCACCGTAGATAATACCGGCGCCCCCTTGGGTGGCCGTACCGTAGCTGGGGCTGATCTGACGAAGCGTCGGGGCGCGAAACGCCTTGGCAACACCGCCTTTAAGCGTTATTTCATCCGTTAGGTGATAAACCAGATAGCCTCGTGGGTTCCAGTAGTTACCGTAGGTTTCATGATCGTCCAGACGGACGCCACCGGTAAAGATCAGAGAATCAGTTAAAGAAATTTCATCTTCAACAAAAATAGACTGCTGATAGGCTGAAATATTGGCATTTTCCATTTTACCTTTGCCGGTAGTTGAACCGTCTTCCAGTTCAGAATACTGATACTGACCGCCAATGGTTACCATGTTGCTCGGCAGGGGAAGCGTCATCTTAGCGTCGACGACAGTGTTGGTAATTTCGGGACGTCGACTATCGTAGCCACCAACCCAAGCGCCGGAACTGCTGTTAAGCTTATAGCTTTCGGTCACGCGCTTAGTTTTTTCCTGGTACACGCTAACGTCCGTGAAGGCAAAGTCCCAGCGGCCGTTATGAGTAATAGCCCAGTGGTTACGCTCGTTGCTGAGATCGGTTTTTGAGTTTGGCTGCTTCAGGCCACCACGGATAGTGTAAGCATCGATAGACTTGCCCGGCGTTGACTCACGCTTTTGCACGGTGCGACCGGCTTCTAGCGTAATGTCTTGGCTTTCTGTAGGGGTAAAACTCAGTTTAGCAGTGATGTTTTTATTATCATTTTTGTTATAGCCGCCAATAATGTCGTCTTCTGGGCGATAGTCGGCCTTACCGTAGATCTGAAATCCGATGAGGTTCTCCATTAGCGGCCCGGAAAGGTAGAAATTACCTCCGTACATGTTGCCCGAATCGGCGTTTTCCTGAATAGTTGCGTCCATACCGACCGCGCCGTGCCACTCGTTACCCACTTTACGGGTAATAATGTTAATTACGCCACCCATGGCGTCAGAACCGTACAGGGCTGACATCGGACCACGGATCACTTCGATGCGTTCAATCGCTTCCATCGGGGGAATAAAGCCGGCTTCAAAGCCGCCGCTGCCGTTTGGCCGTGATTCACGACTGTTTTGACGCTTTCCGTCAACCAGTATTAATGTGTAGTCACCGGGTAATCCGCGAATAGAGATATCTTGAGTATTGGTTTCTCCGCCGGCAATGCTCACGCCTTCAATATCTTTAACGGCATCGGCCAGATTGTGAAACGGCTTTTTCTCTAAATCTTCACGCGTGACGACGCTGATGCTGGCGGGAGCGTTGCGAAGCGCCTGCTGGAAGCCTGAGGCTGTCACAACCATGGTTTCTTCGCTCTCGGCAGCAAAAGCGGGAAGGGCGGCAAAGCTGCTGATAATGGCAATTGTCAAACGGTTGAGCGTGTTGTGGTTCATCGTTATCCCTGTTCAGTGGTAATAAAGCGTAATTTTAGTTTCATTATGAAAAGAAATCGGAATGATAATAATTATTATTTATATTTGATCAAGAGTTTTGTTGATAAATCTTTACAATAGAAACCGTGCCTCCGACATAAGCCGGAGGTACAGGAGAACAGGAAGGGTAAAGTAGGAAGGGGAACTCGATGACCTACTGGAGGTTTTCCTGCGGATAAAAACCGTGATAGAGCTGTTCAACGGCTTGCCCTACGCGTGGGCCAATCCCCAGAATAATGGCTCTGTCGATAGCCACAATGCGCCCGTTTTTCCAAGCAGGAGTCTGCTGTACGCCGGGAATAGAACCCAGCTTTGCCATACCGTCAGGTTCATTTAGGCTTTGTTCCGTCACAACGATAACGTCAGGGTGGCTGCTGATAATGCCTTCACCGCTGAATTTTTTATACTGAACGTGAGTCGCTGCATTGTGGCCTCCCGCTAAAGCCATAATGCCGTCGGCAATGCTTCTTTGACCCGCTACCTGTGGCTCCGCATTGTCAATACTGAGTAAGAACAACACTTTTACTTTATCCGGATGTGCATCTACCTTTTTTCTCACCGATGTCAGACTGTTTTCTATATTGGCAACTAGCGCTTCCCCCTGTTCTTTTCGGTTTAGCGTCGAGGCGATTGCGCGAATATTGTCTCGCAGCTGTTCAACCGTCGCGGGAGTACGGGGTAAGGCCAGTACTTTTACGCCGATCGATGACAGCTGGCTGAGAGCATGAGCCGGTTCCGCATCGTTCCAGGTAAGAAACAGCGTGGGTTTCAGTGCCAGAATGCCTTCGCTGCTTAACTGTTTCCAGTAACCAATCTGCGGCAGTGATGCGGTCTCCGGAGGATAGGAAGTGGTTTGATCGACAGCGATAACGTCACTGCCTGCGCCTAGGGCGTAGACAACCTCAGCGATCGAACCGCCAGCAATGACAATCCGCTCTTGAGCTGAGAGGGATAGGGGCGCAATAAGCGCCGTCACTATGAGCATCAGACGAAGCATGGAATGTCCCCTTAGAAGCTAAAGCCAAAGCCGATGGCTGTGTTAAACCCAGACGCAGGAATGCTTTCTCGAGCCGTTTGATAGCGCTTGTCCGTCAGGTTGTTCAGCGCCAGATTTACCTGATACTGATTGTCTGAGCCAAATCGACTGGTTAAGGCAATATTTGCCGTCGTCCATCCCGGATAGCGGTATTCAATATCGGTGGTTTTATCTTTGGCGCCAGAGGCCGCGCGCAGATAAACGTCGGCTTCTACGTCAACGATCTCAAGGAACAGGTTCTTTCTCACACCAAAACGACCTGTCAGCATGGGTTCACCAGTATCATAGGTGCTGCGGGTGTCCATTTTCAGTTCACGCTGCATCATATTGCCGGTTACGTAAGGGACAAAAGACCAGCCGCTGTATTCGGCGTGAAGCTCCATGCCGTAGGTGTACGCCTTATCGACATTGGCGTAATACTGATAGGTTGAACGGC
This DNA window, taken from Leminorella richardii, encodes the following:
- a CDS encoding DUF3772 domain-containing protein; this translates as MHSYDRHGNKRSFSLPRTLVFLCLFLFSLGAIAQETSASEPPSEIDAIKAINGEALGKLQQRLGDIKQKVSAATTDKQLSELNTSTLELVNETSDDIQLLLPALTQIKTQLDVIGPLPAADMPAEPPEVARQRRALTDSKTQMEKNLSQLETLRTDATSLSKHIVELRRSTLKTQLALNSGSILSWRFWSVLFTPQSEDLKKFDGFGQQWQQSWDSAWQSESRISTAILGGLALAFWLFGRRILENGLVWLSIQAFPDGRLRRSFLALGTVLVTVLVIWGGAKLLYLALAGQDGFSPDVEKFANALLDLTIFSGLVAGLGRALLSIRRPSWRLIAMPDPIANVVRPYPTVLAIFLMAFGSVEQMNSAINSSVPTAIFSNGIIALLIGLLMLSAAYRTHALRRASARSDSPLEARSTIAGLIYVSITLVSVIALLALLIGYISLARFLTYEMVWVGIVLSMLYLAVKFVNDLCESLFSINNASGKWIKQTLNLNERYLEQATILFSAIGNTALVLLAIIALFNGTYGTTTPMTLVEKVIEILGSDSLGKINIVPANLMNAAISLAIGLYVLRTSRRWLSTKFLPKTAMDSGMRMSLVTLFSNIGYVLVILMTLSVLGIEWNKLAWIVSALSVGIGFGLQEIVKNFISGLILLTERPVKVGDLISISGVEGDIRRINVRATEIQLSDKSTVIVPNSQLISQNVRNVTMGNAQGVATIALTFPLDIDPEQVRDILIEAYVSHEVIFDTPAPSVSFSQLTPDGITLSVTGYVSSPRLVSRTKSDLLFDILKRLRAAGVKLSSLKALLFNRPQRKS
- a CDS encoding alpha/beta hydrolase — encoded protein: MYKSLIATALLFCSGLSAKPSPVIPPIEELAHQHFTFSQHDLTSKQGYGYRLFIAVPKTPAPKAGYPILYMLDGNGQFPLAVNGYRPENGPAPLVVAIGYQMDVSYNTDLRTRDYTPPAQGEEFAKGGQSEAFYQFIEQEVKPWVYSHYAIDRSRQTLAGHSFGGLFTLHVLFNHPQSFQRYVAASPSLWWGKGIVIPKRTPLLTLNSPAVTLTVGEYEEKPDPSKANLPVDPERAKRQAERRQVTKARELAATLHQQGANVNFILFPGKNHGSVIPDAINEAVKSAAQ
- a CDS encoding TonB-dependent receptor domain-containing protein — protein: MNHNTLNRLTIAIISSFAALPAFAAESEETMVVTASGFQQALRNAPASISVVTREDLEKKPFHNLADAVKDIEGVSIAGGETNTQDISIRGLPGDYTLILVDGKRQNSRESRPNGSGGFEAGFIPPMEAIERIEVIRGPMSALYGSDAMGGVINIITRKVGNEWHGAVGMDATIQENADSGNMYGGNFYLSGPLMENLIGFQIYGKADYRPEDDIIGGYNKNDNKNITAKLSFTPTESQDITLEAGRTVQKRESTPGKSIDAYTIRGGLKQPNSKTDLSNERNHWAITHNGRWDFAFTDVSVYQEKTKRVTESYKLNSSSGAWVGGYDSRRPEITNTVVDAKMTLPLPSNMVTIGGQYQYSELEDGSTTGKGKMENANISAYQQSIFVEDEISLTDSLIFTGGVRLDDHETYGNYWNPRGYLVYHLTDEITLKGGVAKAFRAPTLRQISPSYGTATQGGAGIIYGDPDLKPETSVNEEIGIAYDHESGFSAALTLFNTDFKNKLTSYSTGDKDPITGLNLYTYDNVGKANIKGVEAATSIPLAPSWKLDLNYTYLDSKRKSNDEFFSSGTSLKGEPLAQTPKHSANGKLTWEVNDTLETYTRVTYTGKQVWAAQRNGYTGPRYRDGFTTVDVGGTYQISKNAQLNMAVLNITDETGDDIDTNGGNWIVEDGRRFWVGLNLKF
- a CDS encoding heme/hemin ABC transporter substrate-binding protein; protein product: MLRLMLIVTALIAPLSLSAQERIVIAGGSIAEVVYALGAGSDVIAVDQTTSYPPETASLPQIGYWKQLSSEGILALKPTLFLTWNDAEPAHALSQLSSIGVKVLALPRTPATVEQLRDNIRAIASTLNRKEQGEALVANIENSLTSVRKKVDAHPDKVKVLFLLSIDNAEPQVAGQRSIADGIMALAGGHNAATHVQYKKFSGEGIISSHPDVIVVTEQSLNEPDGMAKLGSIPGVQQTPAWKNGRIVAIDRAIILGIGPRVGQAVEQLYHGFYPQENLQ